In the SAR324 cluster bacterium genome, one interval contains:
- a CDS encoding TRAP transporter large permease codes for MLWSQLQDQAVTLGWDFYLPVIMFVVLCALAVPVWVSIGSAAILMLIMSEALPLSLIGESLFDGIDAFALTAVPLFILTGDVLVRTGLSRKFLDIADALTCWTKGGFGSATVLVCGMFSSISGSDAAGAAAVGRMTISRLVESGYPRPYACALVAAGSCTGILIPPSISYIIIGLVLGISASILFLAAVIPGLTILLSILITNIVMNRLNSYELGENITVIKWWQNLTKALKSGWYAFIVPGIIFYGIFSGSLTPTEAGATAVVVTIIIGFILGTLKLSDFPDMLLSSAKVNGVILPIIAFSLPLAQVLAILGVPQGFVYSVTSLTESPAILILMMVAMLVIAGCVMEATPNIVILAPILKPLADNIGMNEIQFCVMMITALGVGFITPPLGLNLFVVSGLTGESILNIAWRAIPFVFFMMLVVLLIAFVPEISTTMLPEIYK; via the coding sequence ATGCTATGGAGTCAATTACAGGATCAGGCTGTAACATTGGGTTGGGACTTTTACCTACCAGTGATCATGTTCGTGGTGCTCTGTGCCTTGGCAGTTCCTGTTTGGGTTTCCATCGGTTCAGCAGCAATCCTGATGCTGATCATGTCAGAAGCTCTGCCGCTATCTTTGATCGGAGAAAGCCTCTTTGATGGAATTGACGCTTTCGCTCTAACAGCAGTCCCTTTGTTCATTTTAACAGGTGATGTCCTTGTTCGAACAGGCTTGAGTCGCAAGTTTCTGGATATTGCAGACGCTTTGACTTGTTGGACAAAGGGGGGATTCGGTTCTGCAACGGTTTTGGTTTGTGGGATGTTTTCCTCCATCTCTGGTTCAGATGCAGCGGGAGCTGCTGCTGTGGGCCGGATGACTATCAGCCGTCTGGTCGAAAGTGGTTATCCCAGGCCTTATGCTTGTGCACTTGTGGCCGCTGGTTCTTGTACAGGTATACTCATCCCACCATCGATCTCTTACATCATCATCGGACTTGTTCTCGGGATTTCAGCTTCCATTCTCTTCTTGGCAGCTGTTATTCCTGGTCTAACGATATTGTTGTCAATTTTAATCACAAATATTGTGATGAATCGTTTGAATTCCTATGAATTAGGTGAAAATATTACAGTTATTAAGTGGTGGCAGAATCTTACCAAGGCTTTGAAATCTGGTTGGTACGCTTTTATTGTTCCCGGAATCATCTTCTATGGGATTTTCTCTGGTTCCTTGACGCCTACGGAGGCGGGTGCTACTGCCGTCGTCGTGACCATTATCATCGGCTTTATTCTTGGCACCCTGAAATTGTCTGACTTCCCAGACATGTTGTTGAGTTCAGCCAAGGTCAATGGGGTGATCTTACCAATCATCGCATTTTCACTACCTTTGGCTCAGGTTCTAGCGATTCTTGGAGTACCCCAAGGTTTTGTCTACTCGGTGACATCACTCACAGAATCACCCGCTATCCTCATTTTGATGATGGTGGCAATGCTTGTGATTGCAGGGTGTGTGATGGAGGCCACCCCAAATATTGTTATTTTGGCTCCTATTCTGAAGCCCCTTGCTGACAATATTGGAATGAATGAGATTCAGTTTTGCGTGATGATGATCACAGCTCTTGGGGTAGGATTTATCACCCCACCGCTAGGGCTCAATCTCTTCGTCGTTTCAGGATTGACAGGAGAATCAATCCTCAACATTGCCTGGCGCGCTATTCCATTTGTCTTCTTTATGATGCTCGTAGTTCTACTGATCGCATTCGTGCCAGAAATTTCCACAACGATGCTCCCTGAAATCTATAAGTAA
- a CDS encoding LacI family DNA-binding transcriptional regulator: MNSNKKKSNNSLEKLATLADVAEQAQVSTATVSRCLNSPERVNPNTRERVFKAIDALSYTPNFGARAMAARRTQTVGAVIPTIENSIFARGIQAFQEELSNHGFTLLVASSSYKQAREEEQIKNLIARGAEGLLLIGYDRNPVIYEFLRNRKIPVLVTWAFDPSESRPAIGFNNVEAMSNLTKKIIELGHRQIGFITASLQNNDRARNRFKGIQEAMKKADLPEKNLQLVQTSYSIENGSKAFEKIMGGKQRPTVVIGGNDVLAVGALRKAIEMGFRIPDDVSVTGFDDIELAQVVDPPLTTVHVPHRRMGTRAAQILVSLINGEKFENSEKLQTTIQFRGTLGQAPQ; the protein is encoded by the coding sequence TTGAATTCCAACAAAAAAAAGTCGAACAATAGCTTAGAGAAACTCGCGACTCTCGCAGATGTTGCTGAACAGGCTCAGGTTTCGACTGCGACGGTATCACGTTGCCTGAATAGTCCCGAAAGAGTTAACCCCAACACTAGAGAAAGAGTTTTTAAAGCTATCGATGCTCTGTCCTACACACCAAATTTTGGTGCCCGGGCCATGGCAGCACGCAGAACTCAAACAGTGGGTGCAGTGATTCCTACAATAGAGAATTCGATATTTGCTAGAGGCATCCAAGCTTTTCAAGAGGAGCTAAGCAACCATGGCTTTACCTTGTTGGTAGCTAGTTCCTCTTATAAGCAAGCGAGAGAGGAGGAGCAGATCAAAAACCTGATTGCCCGAGGTGCGGAAGGATTACTGCTGATTGGTTACGACCGCAATCCGGTTATCTATGAGTTTTTGAGAAATCGTAAAATTCCAGTCTTGGTAACTTGGGCTTTCGATCCGTCTGAATCTCGGCCAGCAATCGGCTTTAATAACGTTGAGGCCATGAGTAACTTGACCAAAAAGATAATAGAGCTTGGTCATCGCCAAATTGGCTTTATTACCGCGTCGCTTCAGAATAATGATCGAGCAAGAAATCGCTTCAAGGGAATTCAGGAGGCTATGAAAAAGGCTGATCTGCCAGAAAAGAATCTTCAATTGGTGCAGACCAGCTACTCAATTGAAAATGGTTCAAAGGCTTTCGAGAAAATCATGGGTGGAAAACAGAGACCCACTGTTGTGATTGGAGGTAATGACGTCTTGGCAGTCGGGGCTCTGAGGAAAGCCATAGAGATGGGATTTAGAATTCCCGATGATGTTTCTGTCACAGGATTTGATGATATTGAATTAGCACAAGTGGTTGATCCACCACTAACCACTGTACATGTGCCTCACCGTAGAATGGGTACCCGAGCTGCCCAAATTCTTGTTTCATTGATTAACGGTGAAAAATTTGAGAATAGCGAAAAACTTCAAACCACTATTCAATTTAGAGGAACCCTTGGGCAAGCCCCCCAATGA
- a CDS encoding aldo/keto reductase translates to MERKQIGKSGLFVSELCLGCMTFGEPTRGNHAWTLPEEQSKPLIRQALDAGIDFFDTANVYSDGSSEEILGRVLWSWVRRDQIVLATKVFGDEDPNWRGLSRRIIMRQIDNSLKRLQTDYVDLYQIHRWDPVTPIEETMEALNDVVRAGKARYIGASSMYAWQFAKAQQVAKENGWAHFTSMQNQVNLIYREEEREMIPLCLDQGVGLIPWSPIARGKLARPVSISTARAETDNVLENMYSKTIDADNAVISNVEAIASEIGCPMVQVALAWIRQKEGVSAPIIGYTRSEQFEQMLSGLDLVLDLEMIDRLEAPYIPHVPVGF, encoded by the coding sequence ATGGAACGTAAGCAAATTGGAAAATCAGGATTGTTTGTCTCAGAACTTTGTCTTGGTTGCATGACCTTTGGAGAACCCACGCGCGGAAATCATGCTTGGACCCTCCCTGAAGAGCAATCAAAACCCTTGATTCGGCAGGCGCTTGATGCGGGCATTGATTTTTTTGATACTGCCAATGTTTACTCAGACGGCTCTTCAGAAGAAATTCTTGGAAGAGTGCTATGGAGCTGGGTTAGACGGGATCAGATTGTTTTGGCAACCAAGGTCTTTGGAGATGAGGATCCAAATTGGCGAGGATTGTCTCGAAGAATTATCATGCGACAAATTGATAACTCATTGAAGCGGCTTCAGACTGATTACGTGGATCTCTATCAGATTCACCGCTGGGATCCAGTTACCCCGATCGAGGAGACAATGGAGGCTTTGAATGATGTAGTTCGAGCTGGGAAAGCCAGATATATCGGTGCGTCATCAATGTACGCCTGGCAATTCGCCAAAGCCCAGCAAGTTGCAAAGGAGAATGGATGGGCTCACTTCACAAGTATGCAGAATCAGGTCAATCTGATTTATCGCGAGGAGGAACGCGAGATGATTCCACTTTGCTTGGACCAAGGCGTGGGTTTGATTCCATGGTCCCCCATCGCTCGAGGCAAATTGGCGCGCCCAGTTAGTATCTCAACAGCAAGGGCTGAAACAGACAACGTTCTCGAAAATATGTATTCCAAAACCATCGATGCGGACAACGCAGTTATCAGTAATGTTGAAGCAATTGCCAGTGAAATTGGCTGTCCGATGGTACAAGTTGCTTTGGCTTGGATTCGTCAGAAGGAAGGGGTATCAGCACCAATTATCGGCTATACGAGGTCAGAACAGTTTGAGCAGATGCTCAGTGGTTTGGATTTAGTGCTGGATCTAGAGATGATTGACCGGTTGGAAGCTCCCTATATTCCTCATGTGCCAGTGGGGTTCTGA
- a CDS encoding TRAP transporter small permease gives MQNFLKVLNKNIEKWLLLVFYIMLVSTMAIEVLRREVFSYSSIWGEEIVRYSFIYLAWIGAAAAFRDRAHIRIDVIMHYLAPKWKSLLYMLGDLISLAVACIALYWSFETVLVSAKFGSVSHGLRISMVWFLCAIPIGFSLITIRLIQSLIHDFKAFREGREVFEGSALFE, from the coding sequence ATGCAGAACTTTTTAAAAGTCCTGAATAAAAATATTGAGAAGTGGTTGCTATTGGTGTTTTACATTATGTTAGTTTCAACAATGGCAATCGAAGTCTTGAGGCGCGAAGTTTTTTCTTATTCATCGATTTGGGGTGAAGAAATTGTTAGGTATTCTTTCATATATTTAGCTTGGATCGGAGCTGCAGCAGCATTTCGGGACAGAGCTCATATCAGAATCGATGTCATCATGCACTACTTGGCTCCAAAGTGGAAATCCTTGCTGTACATGTTGGGAGACTTGATCTCACTCGCTGTTGCTTGCATTGCCCTGTACTGGTCTTTTGAAACTGTTCTAGTCTCGGCAAAGTTTGGCTCTGTGAGCCATGGTTTACGTATCTCTATGGTCTGGTTTCTTTGTGCGATTCCAATTGGCTTTAGTCTGATCACCATTCGCTTGATCCAGTCCCTGATTCATGATTTTAAAGCTTTCAGAGAAGGCCGTGAAGTCTTTGAAGGCTCGGCGTTGTTTGAGTAG
- the hisD gene encoding histidinol dehydrogenase — translation MSKIYLKKASFTAQTDASNVHQTVQNILSEIEEGGDQKALEFAAKFDKYDGHILLDQEEINKAATLVPEKVKKDIIFAHDNVKRFAEAQLSTMQDVELEVVPGLIAGQKSIPVTTAGCYIPGGRYSHIASAIMTVTTAKVAGCQNIIACSPPRPGEGIAPAIIFAADQCGADTILAMGGVQGVAAMTFGLFGLPKANILVGPGNQFVAEAKRILFGRVGIDMIAGPTNSLILADEFADAEIVAADLVGQAEHGYNSPVWLVTNSRDLAKQVIQIVPKLIDSLPKVNRVNAEAAWRDYAEVILCEDREEMAVTSDEYAPEHLTVQANDLDWWLDRLKCYGSLFLGEETTVAFGDKASGPNHVLPTSGAATYTGGLSVHKYMKIVTWQKSTRDGMKDIAEATARISRLEGMEAHARTADIRLAKYFPTEQFDLTAGN, via the coding sequence ATGTCGAAAATCTATTTGAAGAAAGCTAGCTTCACTGCTCAAACAGATGCCTCAAATGTCCACCAAACTGTCCAAAATATTCTCAGTGAAATTGAAGAAGGTGGAGACCAAAAAGCCCTCGAATTTGCTGCTAAGTTTGACAAGTACGATGGGCATATTCTGCTTGATCAGGAAGAAATAAATAAGGCTGCTACCCTTGTTCCTGAGAAGGTGAAGAAAGACATTATTTTCGCACACGATAATGTGAAACGATTCGCGGAAGCTCAGCTATCAACCATGCAGGATGTTGAACTGGAGGTGGTGCCTGGCTTGATTGCAGGGCAAAAGAGTATTCCTGTCACCACCGCTGGTTGCTACATTCCAGGTGGGCGATACAGTCATATTGCTAGTGCGATCATGACTGTCACCACCGCAAAGGTTGCTGGGTGCCAGAACATCATTGCCTGCTCCCCACCTCGGCCAGGTGAAGGGATTGCTCCAGCAATTATTTTTGCGGCAGACCAATGTGGGGCGGATACTATTCTTGCGATGGGTGGGGTACAAGGTGTGGCGGCAATGACTTTTGGTTTATTCGGTTTGCCAAAGGCTAATATTCTGGTAGGGCCTGGAAATCAGTTTGTTGCTGAAGCGAAGCGAATTCTTTTTGGAAGAGTCGGTATTGATATGATTGCCGGCCCAACCAATAGCTTAATTCTAGCCGATGAGTTTGCTGATGCTGAAATTGTGGCAGCTGATCTTGTTGGGCAAGCAGAGCATGGTTATAACTCACCTGTTTGGCTGGTGACCAATTCACGTGATCTTGCTAAACAGGTCATCCAAATTGTTCCAAAACTGATTGATTCCCTACCCAAGGTTAATCGTGTGAATGCAGAGGCTGCCTGGCGAGATTATGCTGAAGTCATTCTCTGCGAAGACCGGGAAGAGATGGCAGTAACCTCAGACGAATATGCTCCTGAGCACCTCACCGTCCAGGCCAATGATTTAGATTGGTGGCTGGATCGTCTCAAGTGCTATGGATCTCTCTTTCTAGGTGAAGAGACAACAGTGGCCTTCGGAGATAAAGCGTCTGGCCCAAACCATGTGTTGCCAACCTCAGGTGCCGCGACTTACACTGGGGGGCTTTCTGTGCACAAGTACATGAAAATTGTGACTTGGCAAAAGTCAACCAGAGATGGAATGAAGGACATCGCCGAGGCTACAGCTAGAATCTCTCGTCTTGAAGGCATGGAAGCTCATGCCAGAACAGCAGACATTCGTTTGGCCAAGTATTTTCCAACAGAACAATTTGATCTGACAGCTGGAAACTGA
- a CDS encoding TRAP transporter substrate-binding protein produces MSDEAKELQSVSRRNFLQLVGKGSFTAAMVAGAAGALSSSEAVAQTAAEERKREKEAAHVMTVATAYVLGASRSYPILQLDLKENIQNSTNGKIYVKLAPGGQLGAGGALAQKVQGGTIQAAQHSLSNFAPFASAVDLINMPYFCGSNQRFTNLVTSNAWKNEVHPKVEASGFKALFYIVIDPRVVAIRKGGPGPVITPKDLDGVKFRVPGSKMLQQYYRMVGANPTPVAWGETPSAIKQGVADALDPSVGALFVFGFKDILSHVTFTQAVPDSQVYSCNLEWFKSLPSDVQDGIEFASEVTAQQNLAKVPSARSYAMAELVKSGVEFHSLTQDQLAEWKAAGGYQRSEWDQFKVELAGSMEAFDRLEEAAGTMSRYYVHDA; encoded by the coding sequence ATGAGTGATGAAGCAAAAGAACTACAGTCAGTCAGTCGCCGGAATTTTCTGCAACTGGTAGGCAAGGGCAGTTTTACAGCAGCCATGGTGGCCGGAGCCGCAGGTGCTCTCTCTTCTAGTGAGGCTGTGGCGCAAACAGCAGCTGAAGAACGCAAACGTGAAAAGGAAGCTGCTCATGTAATGACAGTAGCAACCGCATACGTCTTAGGAGCATCTAGAAGCTACCCAATTCTACAGCTGGATCTCAAAGAAAATATTCAAAACTCCACCAACGGCAAAATTTACGTAAAGCTGGCTCCAGGTGGGCAATTGGGAGCTGGAGGTGCGCTTGCTCAAAAAGTACAAGGCGGCACTATTCAGGCCGCCCAACATTCCCTCTCAAACTTTGCCCCCTTCGCCTCTGCTGTTGACTTAATCAACATGCCATATTTTTGTGGATCGAATCAGCGCTTCACTAATTTGGTGACTTCGAACGCTTGGAAGAATGAGGTTCATCCTAAGGTAGAGGCCAGTGGATTCAAGGCACTTTTCTACATTGTCATTGATCCTAGAGTTGTTGCCATTCGTAAGGGTGGTCCTGGTCCGGTAATTACTCCAAAAGATCTTGATGGAGTGAAATTCCGTGTTCCCGGTTCAAAAATGCTGCAGCAGTATTACCGAATGGTAGGGGCCAATCCAACCCCTGTGGCATGGGGTGAAACACCATCAGCGATTAAACAAGGTGTTGCTGACGCTCTAGATCCTTCGGTGGGAGCACTCTTCGTGTTTGGCTTCAAGGATATCCTGAGCCATGTAACATTCACTCAGGCAGTTCCAGACAGCCAAGTGTATTCTTGTAATCTGGAATGGTTTAAATCCCTTCCATCCGATGTTCAGGACGGAATTGAGTTTGCGAGTGAGGTTACCGCACAACAAAACCTGGCAAAGGTGCCTTCTGCAAGAAGCTATGCAATGGCTGAATTGGTCAAATCTGGAGTAGAATTTCATTCTTTGACACAGGATCAACTTGCTGAGTGGAAAGCTGCTGGTGGATATCAACGATCTGAATGGGACCAATTCAAGGTTGAATTGGCTGGGTCAATGGAGGCCTTTGACAGATTAGAGGAGGCTGCAGGAACCATGAGTCGCTACTACGTTCATGATGCTTGA
- a CDS encoding adenylate/guanylate cyclase domain-containing protein, with the protein MKVKLKVNIIVAFSALLIATVSIIFFYTQKQTSTGVDQITQDLVSTVTKNVSDEAISFLKPAVQIATNLTQNPSRLKSSLKHSDSLETHFEVHALDMLKMHPQISGIFVGDEQGRFLFAKQMREGKTGIKVIDPTGELLTKFMNLLEEKGLQDLNIIGDENTGTIVNSFWKNLNAAGELSEIRLNKDDNYDPRLRPWYQGAQKAEKIFWTNTYIFFTAQKPGITVAEPYFNAFGDLIGVVGVDIELDQLSVFLEDQQVGKGGLVFIFDKEGNVIAFPKIKLMKMENEKMRPLQFAELDFPSVQKAINNYFETGEHSFTVTENGINYFSVFTPFPSNFGKDWLIGIVVPEDDFIGFFKEMQTGIVLISLCVLLVSIGIAWWLSNSISRPIERITEEQKRIEGMNLDGEFNIDSSITEVEALSHGMVAMRNSLKAFQSYIPAELVRQLIQQGEGATLGGRERTLSILFADISNFTTISENMAPEPLMLQLSEYLGMLADTIRFNHGTVDKYLGDGVMAFWGAPVPSEQHAIHACQAALNCSKGIQEMNRSWELKGKRPFWSRFGIHTGVTLVGNLGSQSRMNYTVVGDCVNLASRLEGVNKIYKTEIIVSSDTRDAAEKAFLFRPLGSVAVKGKKQEVEIYELIESITQATEEQIQFSGDFTAALSLFQNGDFFEAKKLFSKIGDQNPTDHSTKIYIEKCLEKEGPGISRN; encoded by the coding sequence TTGAAAGTTAAACTCAAAGTTAACATCATCGTCGCTTTCTCTGCACTTTTGATAGCGACGGTATCAATCATCTTCTTTTATACCCAGAAACAGACATCTACTGGTGTAGACCAAATCACTCAAGATCTAGTTTCTACTGTCACGAAAAATGTCAGTGACGAAGCGATCTCTTTCCTGAAGCCTGCAGTACAGATCGCAACCAATCTCACTCAAAATCCCAGCAGACTCAAAAGTTCTCTCAAGCATAGCGACTCCCTTGAAACTCATTTTGAAGTCCACGCTTTGGACATGTTGAAGATGCACCCTCAGATTTCAGGAATCTTTGTAGGAGACGAACAAGGACGGTTCCTATTTGCAAAGCAAATGCGAGAAGGAAAAACTGGAATCAAAGTGATTGATCCGACAGGTGAACTGTTAACCAAATTTATGAACCTTCTTGAAGAAAAGGGTTTACAAGATTTGAATATAATTGGGGATGAGAACACAGGTACTATCGTGAATAGCTTTTGGAAAAATCTTAACGCTGCAGGTGAACTCAGTGAAATTAGACTCAATAAAGATGACAACTACGATCCGAGGCTCAGACCTTGGTATCAGGGTGCTCAAAAAGCCGAGAAGATCTTCTGGACCAATACCTATATTTTTTTCACAGCACAGAAACCAGGAATTACCGTAGCCGAACCCTATTTCAATGCATTTGGAGATCTGATTGGTGTTGTGGGTGTTGATATCGAGTTAGATCAACTGTCGGTGTTTCTTGAGGATCAACAAGTTGGGAAAGGAGGCCTTGTCTTCATTTTCGATAAAGAAGGAAATGTCATAGCCTTTCCAAAAATCAAGCTGATGAAAATGGAAAATGAGAAGATGAGACCACTACAATTCGCTGAGCTAGATTTTCCTTCTGTTCAGAAAGCTATCAATAACTATTTCGAGACCGGAGAGCACTCCTTCACAGTAACTGAAAATGGGATCAATTATTTTTCGGTCTTCACTCCTTTTCCAAGCAACTTTGGTAAGGACTGGCTGATCGGAATCGTTGTTCCTGAAGATGATTTTATCGGTTTTTTTAAGGAGATGCAGACAGGAATTGTCCTCATCTCTCTTTGCGTTTTGTTAGTTTCAATTGGTATAGCCTGGTGGTTATCCAACAGCATTTCTCGACCAATCGAAAGAATCACAGAGGAACAAAAAAGGATTGAAGGGATGAATCTTGATGGAGAATTTAATATTGATTCATCCATCACGGAAGTAGAGGCACTAAGCCATGGTATGGTCGCAATGCGCAATAGTCTGAAAGCCTTCCAATCCTACATTCCAGCTGAACTTGTTCGTCAGCTAATCCAGCAAGGAGAAGGCGCAACTCTTGGTGGAAGAGAGCGAACCTTGAGCATTTTGTTTGCGGACATTTCTAACTTCACCACGATCTCAGAAAATATGGCCCCCGAACCCCTGATGCTTCAACTGTCAGAGTATCTTGGCATGTTGGCGGACACAATAAGATTTAATCATGGTACCGTCGACAAGTATCTTGGAGATGGAGTCATGGCATTTTGGGGAGCGCCAGTACCTTCTGAACAACACGCAATTCATGCCTGTCAAGCAGCATTGAACTGCAGCAAGGGAATCCAGGAAATGAATCGGTCATGGGAGTTGAAAGGCAAGAGGCCTTTTTGGTCACGATTTGGGATTCATACTGGTGTAACTCTGGTTGGCAACCTGGGTTCGCAGAGTCGAATGAATTACACAGTTGTTGGAGACTGTGTGAATCTGGCTAGTCGTCTTGAGGGCGTCAACAAGATCTATAAGACCGAAATCATTGTCAGCAGTGACACTCGTGATGCTGCAGAAAAGGCATTTCTTTTCAGGCCGCTTGGTTCCGTAGCCGTAAAGGGGAAGAAACAAGAGGTGGAAATCTATGAATTGATTGAATCCATAACCCAGGCAACGGAAGAACAAATCCAATTCTCAGGAGATTTTACGGCGGCACTTAGCCTGTTTCAGAATGGAGATTTCTTTGAAGCTAAGAAACTCTTCTCAAAGATTGGGGACCAAAACCCTACAGATCATTCTACCAAAATTTACATTGAAAAATGCTTAGAAAAGGAGGGACCTGGGATCTCCAGAAATTGA
- a CDS encoding sugar ABC transporter permease, translating into MRSSSPGMRHVYGWLLLTPAAILLIAFTHYPTIATLIDSFFSKSSAIRPSRFIGAGNYEAMLEDPIFWKVLFNNLWFALGTIPTSVAIAIVMALLVNRSLPGQGFLRMAYFTPTILPMIAVANIWLFFYTPEIGLIDQILQGLGFSGHNWLGDPDTVLGAVIVMTVWKEAGFFMIFYLAALQHLPKELEEAAKLEGASRWYFFWRVTFPLLMPTTLFVLINAVLNSFKLVDHLFVLTKGGPDNASNLLLYYIYENAFSYFDPNYASTLTVVLLALLAILALLQFFLFDRRIHYR; encoded by the coding sequence ATGCGATCTTCTAGTCCGGGAATGCGACATGTTTACGGATGGTTGTTGCTGACTCCGGCTGCTATTTTGCTGATTGCATTCACGCACTATCCCACCATAGCGACCCTCATTGACAGCTTCTTTTCCAAGTCTTCGGCCATCCGACCAAGTCGATTTATTGGGGCCGGCAATTATGAAGCAATGTTGGAAGATCCAATTTTTTGGAAGGTTCTGTTCAATAACCTTTGGTTCGCATTGGGAACCATTCCTACTTCAGTTGCCATAGCGATTGTAATGGCCCTTCTTGTCAATCGTTCCTTGCCTGGCCAAGGGTTTTTGCGGATGGCTTATTTTACACCAACGATCCTGCCAATGATCGCTGTTGCCAACATCTGGTTGTTTTTCTACACGCCAGAAATTGGTTTAATTGATCAGATTTTACAAGGACTTGGGTTTTCAGGGCACAATTGGCTGGGAGATCCAGATACCGTCCTAGGAGCGGTGATTGTCATGACAGTTTGGAAAGAGGCGGGTTTCTTCATGATCTTTTATCTGGCAGCACTACAACATCTCCCAAAAGAGTTAGAGGAGGCTGCAAAATTAGAGGGTGCTTCTCGATGGTACTTCTTCTGGCGAGTTACCTTCCCTTTGTTGATGCCAACGACTCTTTTTGTTTTGATCAATGCGGTTCTGAATTCCTTCAAGCTTGTCGACCATCTTTTTGTTCTCACAAAGGGTGGTCCTGATAACGCAAGTAATCTTTTGCTGTATTACATCTACGAAAACGCCTTCTCTTATTTTGATCCAAATTATGCTTCCACACTCACGGTAGTACTTTTGGCGCTCTTAGCAATTTTAGCTTTGCTTCAGTTTTTTCTGTTCGATAGAAGGATTCATTATCGATGA
- a CDS encoding carbohydrate ABC transporter permease, which translates to MTEQLRLQKYWTYSIRLETLGAWLLALIWISPLLYAFWAAFHPSEYAVNFELFAPITLNNFGEALSQAPFLQYGLNTFVLVTMLLASQMVICTLAAYAFSRYQFAGQNIAFSLVLVQLMITPEILIVENYSTLADLSLVDTITGIGLPYMASAFGIFLLRQTFKSTPKELEEAARLEGCGMFGVLLRVYVPLAKPTYLAYGLVSISHHWNNFLWPLIVSNSVETRPLTVGLGVFGAPESGVDWSIVSAATLLSVAPLMIAFLLFQRQFIQSFMHSGIK; encoded by the coding sequence ATGACTGAACAACTTCGTTTACAGAAATATTGGACATATTCTATCCGATTAGAAACCCTGGGTGCGTGGTTGCTGGCACTTATTTGGATCTCACCTCTATTGTATGCATTTTGGGCAGCCTTCCACCCTAGCGAATATGCTGTCAATTTTGAGCTGTTTGCCCCAATCACTCTGAATAATTTTGGTGAGGCGCTTTCTCAAGCCCCTTTTCTGCAATACGGGTTAAACACTTTCGTGCTAGTAACAATGCTTCTGGCATCACAGATGGTTATTTGTACATTGGCTGCCTACGCCTTTTCTCGTTACCAATTTGCCGGACAGAACATCGCGTTCTCTTTAGTGCTAGTTCAGTTAATGATTACCCCTGAAATCCTAATCGTTGAGAACTACAGCACTCTTGCAGACTTGAGTTTGGTGGACACAATCACCGGAATTGGACTGCCCTACATGGCAAGTGCATTTGGGATTTTTTTGTTGAGGCAGACCTTCAAATCTACTCCCAAAGAGTTGGAGGAAGCAGCTAGATTGGAGGGATGTGGGATGTTCGGTGTTCTTTTGCGGGTTTATGTTCCGTTAGCAAAACCAACCTACCTTGCCTACGGGTTGGTCTCAATCAGTCACCACTGGAATAATTTTTTGTGGCCTTTGATTGTTAGTAATTCTGTGGAGACAAGACCTCTTACGGTTGGATTAGGGGTTTTTGGAGCACCAGAATCTGGAGTCGATTGGTCCATTGTTTCGGCAGCAACCCTGCTTTCGGTAGCACCATTAATGATAGCATTCCTGCTGTTTCAAAGACAGTTCATCCAGTCCTTCATGCATTCTGGAATCAAGTAG